One genomic window of Nicotiana sylvestris chromosome 10, ASM39365v2, whole genome shotgun sequence includes the following:
- the LOC104212093 gene encoding large ribosomal subunit protein uL5m — MDKLMFPLYFHYEDVSRQDQLLKPNHANVMEVSRSCKIIVVPKTAPSIKNGKLAMEIPCGQKLIQTQRASTGKSFRSNPFLGSNKDKKGYVSDLARQSTLRGYGMSNFLVRVSTVMSLLDSPFEIRERSIQFSMETEFCKFSPELEDHFKIFEHIRGFNVTNVTSANTEDETLPPWSDFLQKDEGKTQ, encoded by the coding sequence ATGGATAAACTCATGTTTCCACTTTATTTTCATTACGAAGATGTATCACGTCAGGATCAGTTGCTCAAGCCGAATCATGCCAACGTTATGGAAGTTTCTAGATCGTGTAAAATAATAGTAGTACCAAAGACAGCACCTTCTATCAAAAATGGAAAATTGGCTATGGAGATTCCGTGCGGTCAAAAATTAATACAGACACAAAGGGCTTCAACAGGAAAGTCCTTTCGATCCAATCCGTTCTTGGGGTCAAATAAAGACAAAAAAGGATATGTCAGTGACCTAGCACGACAAAGCACTCTCCGAGGGTATGGAATGTCTAATTTTTTGGTAAGAGTATCCACAGTAATGTCTCTGTTAGATTCTCCGTTTGAAATAAGGGAAAGATCAATTCAATTCTCAATGGAAACGGAATTTTGCAAATTCTCCCCCGAACTGGAAGATCATTTCAAGATCTTCGAACATATTCGAGGGTTCAATGTTACTAATGTAACTTCGGCCAACACAGAAGATGAGACTTTACCACCGTGGAGCGACTTTTTGCAAAAAGATGAGGGGAAAACTCAGTAA